One segment of Echeneis naucrates chromosome 15, fEcheNa1.1, whole genome shotgun sequence DNA contains the following:
- the LOC115055321 gene encoding phosphoglycerate mutase 1-like produces MAAYKLVLIRHGESNWNQENRFCGWFDADLSETGEKEAKRGGQALKDAGFEFDICYTSVLKRAIRTLWLVLDGIDQMWVPVHRTWRLNERHYGGLTGLNKAETAAKHGEAQVKIWRRSFDIPPPPMGPDHDFYTIISKDRRYSDLTQEQLPSCESLKDTIARALPFWNDEIAPQIKQGKRVLIAAHGNSLRGIVKHLEGMSDEAIMELNLPTGIPILYELDKNLKPVKPMQFLGDEETVRKAMEAVAAQGKAKK; encoded by the exons ATGGCTGCGTATAAACTGGTGCTGATTCGTCACGGAGAGAGCAACTGGAACCAGGAGAATCGCTTCTGCGGCTGGTTTGACGCGGATCTGAGCGAAACCGGAGAGAAGGAGGCAAAGAGAGGTGGTCAGGCCTTAAAAG ATGCTGGCTTTGAGTTTGATATCTGCTATACATCTGTGCTGAAACGGGCCATTAGGACATTGTGGCTAGTCCTGGATGGCATTGATCAGATGTGGGTGCCAGTGCATCGGACCTGGCGGCTCAATGAGCGTCACTATGGAGGTCTAACAGGGCTGAACAAGGCAGAGACAGCTGCCAAGCACGGAGAGGCTCAGGTGAAGATCTGGAGGCGCTCGTTTGAtattcctcctccccccatgGGTCCAGACCATGACTTCTACACTATAATCAGCAAG GATCGTCGTTATTCAGACCTGACTCAGGAGCAGCTTCCTTCCTGTGAGAGTCTTAAAGACACCATTGCACGAGCACTGCCTTTTTGGAACGATGAGATTGCCCCTCAGATCAAACAGGGGAAGAGGGTGCTCATCGCAGCCCATGGAAACAGTCTGAGAGGAATTGTTAAGCACCTGGAAG GAATGTCAGATGAGGCCATCATGGAACTGAATCTGCCAACAGGCATCCCCATCCTCTATGAGCTTGACAAAAACCTGAAACCTGTCAAGCCAATGCAGTTCCTGGGAGATGAGGAGACTGTACGCAAAGCCATGGAGGCTGTGGCTGCTCAGGGAAAGGCCAAGAAGTAA